The genomic region TATATTATTAATAAAAAATTATTCAAATAATAAAAAAATTTTGTTATACTAAAGACACTAGAGAATATTTTAAAAAGAACAACTGAAATCTAAATTATAAGGAGTAGAAAAATGTATATAAAACTTGAAAAAAATATAAAAGAAATAGAAATACAAAAAATAATCAAATTTCTAAAAAAAAATAATTTAAAATATATTTTTTCTAAAAATAATACATTAAAAATAGGAATAATTAAAAATAAAAAATATATTGATATTGATAAACTTTTATCTTTTAGTGGAGTAAAAGGTGTAGTTCCCCTTGAAAAAAAATATAAATTTGTGAGTAGAGAATTTCAACAAGAAGATACTATTATAAATATAAAGGGAAAGAAGATAGGTGGAAAAAATTTTTTATTTATGGTTGGACCTTGTACTATTGAAAGTAAAAACTCTATAATGCAAATAGCTGAAATTGCAAAAAAATCAGGTGCTCAAGTTTTAAGAGGAGGAGCTTTTAAACCTCGTACATCTCCATATGATTTTCAAGGATTAGGAGAAGAAGGATTAAAATATATCAGAGAAGCTGCTGATAAATATGATATGTTAGTAGTAACTGAAGTGATGGATACTATGGATATTCCTCTAGTTAAAAAATATGCTGATATTTTACAAGTAGGAGCAAGAAATATGCAAAATTTTAGTCTTCTAAAAATGTTAGGACAATGTGGAAAACCTATAATGTTAAAAAGAGGCATGAGTGCTACTATAAAAGATTTTCTTATGGCAGCTGAATATCTTATGGCATATGGAAATAATGAAATAATTCTTTGTGAAAGAGGAATAAGAACATTTGAAACAAGTACACGAAATACAGTAGATATAAATGCAATTCCATTAATTAAAGAAGAAAGTCATCTCCCTATAATAATAGATGCAAGCCATGGAACTGGAAAAAGAAGTTTAGTAGAACCTGTAACATTGGCAGCTATAATAGCAGGAGCTGATGGAGCTATGATAGAAGTACATGAAAATCCAAAATATGCTATTTCCGATGGAGAACAATCTTTAACCTTTAATGAATTAAAAAAACTTTCAAAAAATTTAGAGAAAATATTAAAACTAAAAGAATCTTTAAAATAAAATATTTTAAATCTACTTCACAATAGTAGCTTTCTTTAATATATAAAGAAAGCTACTATTGAATTTATAAAAAATTTACTACTATATTTTAGAATTGTTATTTCCTTAAAATTTATATAAAATTCCTGATGAAATTGTGTTTTCATCTACATCTGAATTATAGTTATATTGTACATATCCTTTTATGCTATCTGTTCCTAATTCTGCTTTTACTCCTAAATCAAATGTAGTATCATCATTATCATATTTGTCTAATTTAATGCTATTTCCTGTTACATTTTTGAATTTAACCTCCATTTCTTTATTAGGTTCTCCAAACTCATGGTTTATATTTCCATAAGTTTTTAAAGTTAGTTTTAGGTTATTATCAAATATAATATCTTTTCCTAATTCTACTCCTATTACACCTTCAATTGAATTAGTATTCATATCACTAGATTTAAGACCATATCTTCCACTTTCATCTATTCCATCAGCACTCATATAAGTAAAGTTAAGCTCTGCTTTTGGTGTAATATAGAATGAATCTAATGGTATTTTGTAACTTACCATATTATTCAATCCAAAATAATTAGTATGTAAATCTGAATCGCTTTCACTATATATATTTTGGAAAGCTAGAGTTCTATTATAATCTCCTGTACTCATTCCTCCAAATAGATTATTTACTATTTTTAAATTATCTTTTTGATAGATAGAGTATAAGTTTAATTGTCCAAAAGTATCTTCTCTATTAGCATTATTGAAATCAAAATCAGCTTCTAATTTACCTACATTAATAACTGCTCCTAATCTTTGATTATCTGATATAGCTTTATCAGCTCCAAAAAATACTTGTGATATTGTCATATCATATCCTGATAAATTTGTAGAATCTACATCTTTATTAGAATAATTAGCCCCTCCAATTACTCTTAAATCTTTATTAGTGTCTACATTAAAGATATTATCTACTAATAAAGTCTTATTTACTTTTATCATATCTAATGTTTGTTTAGATAAGTTAGGTAATAAATCATTACCAAAAGTCGCATTTGTTGCTTTATAAAAGTCATTAGCATTAGTTATATATTGGTAATTATTTAATAAGTCAACTAAATATACATTTTCCCAAGCACTTGGGTCATAAGCTCCTTCTAGGAAATCAGCTATTTCAGATTTATTAGTAAGTTCATGGAAGTCTTTTCTTACTAAAACTACGTCATTTACATCTAACTTAGCATTGAACATAAATGAATCTGATTTAACTTCTCCATTTAAGTTATCTACTATTATACTATCTTCTTTAACAATAGCATCATTAAAGTTGTTATTTGCAACTGTTCCAGAGATATAAATATCTCCGTTGAAGGTATCAGCTTCTAGTTTTCCATTTCCTCCTTGAATAAACTTTCCACCATCTACATTTATAACAGGTTTTGTTGCTTCTCCTGTTATAGTACCATTATTTACTATTGTTCCTTTATTAGCTTCTATTTTCTCTCCATAAATAGTACCATTATTTATTACTGTTGCTCCTGTTCCTTCTGCTGTTACTGAACCATATACTACTCCTGTTTCAGAGTTAGTTATAGTTGTAGTAATTCCTTTATATGAACTTGCAAATAATCCTTTTCCTGCTTCTCCTGTTTTATCAAACCAAGCATTAATAGTACCATTATTTATTGCATTTCCTCCATCAATTGCTACAAGTCCAAATAATTCAGTATTGATAGTACCATTATTTGTTGCTGTTCCTTTTCCTTCAACATACATTGAGAAATGTTGATTTTCTATTAATCCTCCATTTACAATAGCTCCATCTACTGCTTTCATTCCTATTCCCATTGGAAGTCCTATACTACCATCTGTAAGATTAAATGAACCATTAGCTGTGATAGTACCATTATTTGTTGCTGTTCCTCCTGCAACATATACTCCAACTCCTCCTTTAGTTTCAAAGGATTTATCTCCGTCGCCATCAAATCCATTTCCTTGGATTTTTATAGTACCATTATTTGTAAAAGTTCCTGATGTTTGATATACACCATATCCTTCTCCTGTTTTTACAGTATCTCCATTATCTCCTATTTCTGTGTCAACTGAACCTTGTATATCAATAGTTCCATTATTTTCTGCAATTCCACCATTATTAACTATTCCTGCTACTATTTTATCATATTGCCAATCTGGAGAAATTCCTGTACCTTTATTTACTGCTTTTACATCTGATGTTACTGTAACTGTTACTCCATTATTTATAACTATTTTTTTATCTTTTTCTACTGTAAAAGCTGTTTCAGTAGTATTTTTATTCTCTGTTATTGTTATAGTATTATCTGCTGGTGTTACAGGAATACTTGGATTGATAGGAATCCATGGTATAGAAGGTTTCACTGGTTTGTCATCAGAAATAAATGTTCCAATATTTTCTACTTTCTTATTGTCAGAACTTCCAAAATTACCGTTTAAGATTAATAATACTTCCGTATTCCCATCATCTTTTTCTATAAAATTACTCTCTGCTGAATAAGTTACTACTCCTGTAATCATAAATGCAACCATTGTAGCAAGACTTAATTTTACTTTGTTTTTTAAACCTCTTTTTAAAAATTTTTCTACATTTTGTAGTTTATTCATATTTTCTTCCTCCCATTTTTAATTGAAATTTTAGGATATATACTATATAATATACTTGCCACGTACTATTATATAGTACTACCCCTATGACATTGTCGTGGGGGATTTTTTATTCTTTTTCTTCTTCTAGTCGTTTTACTTCTAAAGATTTTTTCTCCCAGTCATATGTAATAATGATAGTATCTCCATCTTTTAATTTCATATCATCAACATATTTTGAAGGAATATTTAATCTCCAACTTTTACTCCCACTTCCAGAAGAAGAAAGCTTGAATTTCTTATGAACTATATCTTTCATAATTAATCCTCCACTTTCTTTTTTAACGTCGTTATTTGTCGTTAATTGTTTGTACTACTTTTTCTTTAAAATGTCAAGATTTTTTCTATAAAAATAACTATACTAGATAAATCAAATAAAAAATACCCTAGACTACCAAATTAAAAACTTTGATAAATCTAGGGTTACAGTTTCTCGTTTCTGAGTTTCCTAATATATTTTATTTTCTATAATTATATCATAAAAATACAATATTTCAAAATAATTTTTACTTAGAAAAAAATCTATATAGTTCCCATTCCCCTACTCTTTTATTTTCTAAAAAATTCCCTCTTATAACTATTTTTCCATTTTTGTCATAAAGATTAAAGACTCCATCAAGTTCCCCATTATGATAAAATTTTTGAGATTTAATCTTTCCATTTTTATAATATGCTACCTAGAGCATATCTTTTTTTCCTTCTTTATATTTTCCTCTTTCAATCAATTTATTTTCATCATATACTTCATATCTACCATCATTTTTCTCATAGTTTCTCCTCTTAAATATTGCTTATTTTTTTATTAATATGATATAATTAAAAAAAAGTAAAGAAAGGGTTCTTTTATGATAAATTTTGAAAATGTTTTATCTATTTTAAAAAAAGAGTACTTTAAAATTAATAGAGAAATTTTAAGATTTGATTTTTTATATAATAATTTTCACATATTCTTTTTTTATAAGCCAACCTTAATAAAAAATGGAAAGGATATGTTTGTTTTCAATGCTGATATTAATAATGTTATTATTTCTAAACCTCTTTATTTTCATAATGATGTATTCTTAATAACTTCTATTCCTAGAGAAATTTTTAGATACTTCCTTGAAATTTCTCCTAAACCTTCTTCATTTTTTGAAGATGTCAAAGAAAAAATCTTAAATAATCAAGTTAATTATGCTTCTTCAAATATTAGAGAAGTAGAGAATAGTTACAATACTTTTATAAATAATTTTCCTAATTTTAAAATGGATAAACCATACTTTTGGAGATTAACTACTGCTAGAATGTCCCCACTTATAGAAGAAAAATTAAAGAATAATTATAATATAAATAATCAGCAAATTAAATTTTTAAAAGACAATAATAAAACAGCTCAATTTACACATAACCCTGCTAAAGAACGAGTTTTAATTATTAATTTAAAAAAGTAGTTAAATATTTTGTACCCAACTAGCAATAAAAAATTTACTATCTATTGCTAGTTTTTTTTCTACTTCATCTTTTTTAAATGAATCTTGAATATTAAGTATTTTTAAAATCTCTTCTATGCTTAAAGGAGAAGATAAATATTTCTCTATTATTTTAGCTTCATTACTAAAACTAAATTCTTTATTTGATTGATAGCTAGGATAACCTAAAAAAAGTCTTATATCTTTAATATTTAATTCTACTAATTCTTTTACATCTGGCTTCCATAACCAAAATTTCTTTAGTGATAATATTAAAATCCAATTTAATTCATCACATAAAAAATCCATATATTTTTTTTCTTCAATCTTGTATTTATAAATTAAAATATTAGTATATTCTTTATATCTTGCATGACTTTTTACACCATTAAAATTATAAGAAAACCATATATTAATATCTTCCATTCTCCCTCCTAACTCTGATTACTTACAATGAAATACAAAGCAGTAATAATAAATATCATTACTTTTTTATATCTTTATCATCTTTAAAAATGAAAAATTAACAATTTTGTATCCATAAAGCTATATAAAAATTAGTACTTCCTGACATTTCTAATATATCTTTTACTTTTTCTTTTATTTTAGAATTTTCAAATTCTAAGCATTCTACAATTTCATCAAGTGTATATGGTTCTTTTAAATACTTTTTTTCTATTGAACTAAAGGATTTATATTTAATACACCTTTTTTTGGGTTTAAAAGTAAGAGTTTTAATCGAAATTTCCATTAACTCTTGATTATCTGTTTTCCAAATCCAAGCTTGATTATTTGATAATATTAGCTTCCAATTTGAATCATTGAGATAAAATTTATCTAATTCTTCATCACTTTTATCAGTTGAATATATTACTAAATCAATTAAATCTTTAGATTTTGCATGATTTTTAAAAGTATTATTCCCATATAAAAAATACATCTTGACTTCCATTTCTAAACTCCTTTTTAACTTTCCTCTGAACTTGTGGGAGCACCCACACCCCCGTTGGACTTGATGAAAGAAAAAATCTAAAGATTTTTCTTCCATTCAAGCCCTCATATATGTTATGATAA from Candidatus Fusobacterium pullicola harbors:
- the aroF gene encoding 3-deoxy-7-phosphoheptulonate synthase — its product is MYIKLEKNIKEIEIQKIIKFLKKNNLKYIFSKNNTLKIGIIKNKKYIDIDKLLSFSGVKGVVPLEKKYKFVSREFQQEDTIINIKGKKIGGKNFLFMVGPCTIESKNSIMQIAEIAKKSGAQVLRGGAFKPRTSPYDFQGLGEEGLKYIREAADKYDMLVVTEVMDTMDIPLVKKYADILQVGARNMQNFSLLKMLGQCGKPIMLKRGMSATIKDFLMAAEYLMAYGNNEIILCERGIRTFETSTRNTVDINAIPLIKEESHLPIIIDASHGTGKRSLVEPVTLAAIIAGADGAMIEVHENPKYAISDGEQSLTFNELKKLSKNLEKILKLKESLK
- a CDS encoding autotransporter domain-containing protein, whose translation is MNKLQNVEKFLKRGLKNKVKLSLATMVAFMITGVVTYSAESNFIEKDDGNTEVLLILNGNFGSSDNKKVENIGTFISDDKPVKPSIPWIPINPSIPVTPADNTITITENKNTTETAFTVEKDKKIVINNGVTVTVTSDVKAVNKGTGISPDWQYDKIVAGIVNNGGIAENNGTIDIQGSVDTEIGDNGDTVKTGEGYGVYQTSGTFTNNGTIKIQGNGFDGDGDKSFETKGGVGVYVAGGTATNNGTITANGSFNLTDGSIGLPMGIGMKAVDGAIVNGGLIENQHFSMYVEGKGTATNNGTINTELFGLVAIDGGNAINNGTINAWFDKTGEAGKGLFASSYKGITTTITNSETGVVYGSVTAEGTGATVINNGTIYGEKIEANKGTIVNNGTITGEATKPVINVDGGKFIQGGNGKLEADTFNGDIYISGTVANNNFNDAIVKEDSIIVDNLNGEVKSDSFMFNAKLDVNDVVLVRKDFHELTNKSEIADFLEGAYDPSAWENVYLVDLLNNYQYITNANDFYKATNATFGNDLLPNLSKQTLDMIKVNKTLLVDNIFNVDTNKDLRVIGGANYSNKDVDSTNLSGYDMTISQVFFGADKAISDNQRLGAVINVGKLEADFDFNNANREDTFGQLNLYSIYQKDNLKIVNNLFGGMSTGDYNRTLAFQNIYSESDSDLHTNYFGLNNMVSYKIPLDSFYITPKAELNFTYMSADGIDESGRYGLKSSDMNTNSIEGVIGVELGKDIIFDNNLKLTLKTYGNINHEFGEPNKEMEVKFKNVTGNSIKLDKYDNDDTTFDLGVKAELGTDSIKGYVQYNYNSDVDENTISSGILYKF